Proteins encoded together in one Pogoniulus pusillus isolate bPogPus1 chromosome 18, bPogPus1.pri, whole genome shotgun sequence window:
- the SOD2 gene encoding superoxide dismutase [Mn], mitochondrial: MLCRFASAGRSNAKLIAPLGCLVSRQKHTLPDLPYDYGALEPHINAEIMQLHHSKHHATYVNNLNVTEEKYKEALAKGDVTAQVSLQPALKFNGGGHINHTIFWTNLSPNGGGEPKGELLEAIKRDFGSFANFKEKLTAVSVGVQGSGWGWLGYNKEQGRLQIAACANQDPLQGTTGLIPLLGIDVWEHAYYLQYKNVRPDYLKAIWNVINWENVSSRYAACKK, from the exons ATGTTGTGCCGCTTCGCCTCGGCGGGCAG AAGTAATGCCAAGTTGATAGCACCATTGGGATGCTTGGTCTCCAGACAAAAGCACACTCTTCCCGATTTGCCATATGACTATGGTGCTCTGGAACCTCACATTAATGCAGAGATCATGCAGCTGCACCACAGCAAACACCATGCCACCTACGTGAACAACCTGAATGTTACAGAGGAGAAATACAAAGAGGCACTGGCAAAAG GTGATGTTACAGCTCAAGTGTCACTTCAGCCTGCACTGAAGTTCAATGGTGGAGGTCATATCAATCACACCATCTTCTGGACAAACCTTTCTCCTAATGGAGGAGGAGAGCCTAAAG GGGAATTGTTGGAAGCCATCAAGCGAGACTTTGGTTCCTTTGCAAACTTCAAGGAGAAGCTGACGGCTGTATCAGTTGGTGTTCAAGGATCAGGCTGGGGGTGGCTTGGCTATAACAAAGAGCAGGGACGCTTACAAATAGCAGCTTGTGCAAATCAAGACCCTTTGCAAGGAACAACAG GTCTCATTCCTTTGCTAGGAATCGATGTATGGGAACATGCTTATTATCTTCAGTATAAAAATGTTCGACCTGATTACTTGAAAGCCATCTGGAATGTGATCAACTGGGAGAATGTATCTTCAAGATATGCAGCTTGCAAAAAGTAG